CATTCCCTACAACTTGTCCTTCCGTTTATTAGTTATATACAGCGATGGGTATAGATGGTCGAATCTTCTGAAATTATTTTCAGTGAACTTTTTCTATGAAATTCAACTCAACGTTTGAAAGCAATTGTCTAAAACATTGAATCAATATGTTATTACAAAGGTATAATTTACCCTTTAAGGTCCATTTTCAGTAAAATGCGGTGACTGGGGGTCACTATGGAGGGATTCAGGCCCCAGCAAAGACTGATAGATACATtagaattgatatttttttctttctttttgtaataaaaatgtgtggggtcccccaatttttttttaaaggttaaggtCCCCTAGAATCTGGGTTGCCAACAAAGGAAAGGGGACAAAATTTACATCCCTACAATGTGACCCCAGTATTGTGGGTGTTTTCGGATGATTTCGGAGCTTATTTGAAATTTTGAAGCCCCTcaaacccccccacacacacacacacaccaccaccaccaccaccaccctgaGAAATGAGTACGGGGTTACATATCTCtcacccattccaaaaacattccccctgtagaataaacatttttattattattctttacctAATACCTTTGCAGGTCCAGGGATGTCCAAATAGAATATCCGATGATGTTCAACCAATTCATCTCTGCTCCCTACTACACAATGATATAAGGTCTGGCTACctgggcagagctcctgtcattgcgTTCTGCAAGGGtagctgaggacagctgtcctccCTTGCTCTCTTGCTGGATTGGCTAAATGCAATGGCAGGAGCTTCACCCTTGTGACTGTCCAGTAGGGAGCAGACAATGATGGACCACTCAGTCTTTGTGGTtcattctatttaaacaacacTGCAAAGataagtattagttaaaaaaaaaagaagaaaaaacattttattccatggggtgctttcttttttttcctagagTAAAAGTTTTTTCTAAGCAAATTTCTCCTAAGCagtgaaaaaagtgaaatggAGAGATTCAGCTTTTATAGCAAAATTACTTTCCCCAGAATCATTACCCTTCTCCCATTGGCTGATATTCTGTTCTCAGCGAACGGTCACAACACTGGGATCTCACCTGATGGCACAGGGTGAATCACTGAATGTAGATGGGGGATGACCTGACTGGGAATTATGTCCAGGCCCAGCCCGGGTGCTGATGAGTGCACATAATGGCCCCCGTCCATGGCAGATCCTGCAAGGCAAAGAACATATTCTTGTTGTTTTGACTTTCCTTGAATTATTGTATTTCATACACAGCTTTGtaaatgctccctctagtggtcattgTCTGtgttccattggggagattttcttacacttcctgtcctggagtaATACAGGAGGTGAGGGAACACTCAATGTCCCTATTGGAAAATTTCCTTTCTATTCAAGTTCTGGGGACAactgtattattttggatttctGACATTTGCTGTTTCTTCATctcacactccagccctgctgtacagggcCTACAAGGGGCTGATAAGAGGTCACATCTCAGATATTAACCCTGATTCtggtatataaaatattgatttaaaattgtattacaatgaCTGCGATTTCATCATTTCTATAGAATCGTCCTACCACATTACTCGTGACTACTAAATTGTTCatttcacagtaaaatatatttggcCCAAAACTCCTCCCCCCATCCCCAGGGGTGAACTCAATGTAATTCATTAAATAGTTTTGCTACAATAAAAGTCAGGGGCCACCGCACCTCCCAGCAGCATCTCCTGCAGCAGGCTGTCAATCTTTGCCATCCCGAGGAGCTTGGCGAATTGGACTTGTTCAATCATTTGCCAGGTGATGCTCTGCAGGggcgggaggaggaggaggatgtcACTGAACCGCCCCCGAGAATCATATTGACGATCATTAATGTAATCCTCCAGGTTCACCTGCACCTGGAAGCGCATGTTCTTCACTTTGCTGGCATCGCTCAGACCCTTACAATCTGCAGGACACGAAAACGATGAAAATTGGAAATGATTATTGAATTCCGGGCATGGTGTGTAGAAGGAGACaacataaatattgaaatatcacattggaatgtaaaagaatctaaaaatataaaatttactaCAAAGATTGTCTGCCCTGCACCCCTTATCTCACCGGGGTCAAAGAATATGATGGCTTTCAGGCAGGCGTATTCATTGTCGTCAATCTGGATCTCCCGCAGCGGTTTCACCAGCTCATCCAGTATCCTCACAGCTACGCGGGCGATCTCCAGCTCCGGGCACTGCATGGGGATGATGAAGTCGTTACCTAACAGAGGAGAAGATTGGTCAACAGAAAACCCAAAAAAGATCAATATAAAAGCAACAATGTAACTTTGACTCCAGTAACAGGAACTGTCCAGGATTTAATGATTGGATCACCGGATTTTCTCTAGGAGCCATCTGATAACATCTGATGtttcaatatttgaaaaaaaatgtatatagggaATTTAAGCTTACCGAGCAGCAGGAAGTCTTGGTACGGCAGGGAGCGTTTGGCGACACCCAGCAGGAGATGAGCTCCTGCATGTGCTCGTAGCAGCGCCACCTGCAGGCAGACAGAGGAATTAAATCGGTTAATTCCAGAAAAAGCCTTAGATGcactttatttcctattttagaaCCACAGAAGGATTTCTCATGTATGAAGTGAGATTGCAATATAGAAATCACAACCAGCAATAGAAAACCAGCCTTTTTGTAattcaatataattatttattaaaactcttgcCCCGCTGAAGAATTGCCCTATGATTGCCTGGCCATGTGACTATGGTAAGCTGCCCCTCCCACCTTCACTTATGTGTGTGACTTATCTCAATACCTACAGAACAGGAGCAGGTAAGAGTTTGCTAAAAGCCTCAAGCTGAACATGGAAGCCCCTCAGATAAAGTGTAAGCAGAATGAGCTACATGGAAAAGTCATAGAATAATGATGAAGTCAGGTAACCAATCCTTCACATGTGTCACCTGGTCATCCAGAGGAAGCTCACAGAATGCTGGGATGTGCTTCGCCCACTCCACCAGCAGAAGGAGCTGTTGTTTCATTGACTCGCAGACATCATTGATTGTTGCTACTTTTTTCATGGATATGTCACCACTGTGCATGGGGCTCAGGGAggaaaactgtaaagaaaagagGGGGGTCAGTGATACAGCAAACAGTCAGCCCCCAAATACCTGCTAATGtaattatgaggggttcccaccatccatTCACCTGAAATTCAATAGTGAGCCAattttttctagaagtacagcAGGTGACATTCACATAGATGACCTGACACCCTTACAACCTCTGTGTTGGTGCTGTCACATCATACCAGAGCAGAATTGCAGGCAAAGCTTCCTTCATGGTTATTAGCTCCATGACCACTAGATGTCGCTGTGTATCAGGCATTAGAAGATAATATTGTCTGCCTGATCTTCATACTGCAGATCAAATCCAACAAAGTTCACAGACATGTGCAGAGCATCAAGTACCATTGCCAGAGCTGCAATCCATCATTGTGGAGGGATCCAAAATTATTAACAATTTCAAAGCTGCAAAGGTATAGGGTGCTATACAACAgccctccagcagagcagagtatttcaggagaggagagttatagaggaaggagcagagtcctccagcagagtatttcaggagaggagagttatagaggaaggagcagagtcctccagcagagcagagtatttcaggagaggagagttatagaggaaggagcagagtcctcagAGCAGAGATAAATGGAGAGCAGAGTGTTCAGTTAAAGTTCTTTAATATCCCTCATGGATATTCCAGGTGTGAATGGATTTGGATATGACAGGTCACATGGTCTGTCTCACCTGTTGCGTCATGGCTTCTGCTTGTGTCAGGACACTGATAGATAAGGATCCGTTGTCCTCGTAGCTGTTCCTGCGCATGCTGATCCGGTCCCGCTCATTCTGCACCGCTGTAATGGGAAAGTGATATCAGTTCAGTGCCAGGATTTGCCCCAACCCCAGGACATGAAGGGGTGATGGGCAGGGCTGCCATTGTGTGCAATATTTTCTTTGATTTCCAGAAGCTGGAATGTTTCTGAATTGCTGGAATATTACAAGTCGTGTATGTAAAGGATTTAAGTCCCAGATCGAAGAAATATCAAACCATTGGATTCAGGGTTACAATATTTCTGGGGTCCCGTTTTCTGACACTACCCTATCCGTCTGTCATACCAGCTTTATTACATGTAATCATGACCTCATCAGATTGCTGCTGcagctccttcactgtccaatcacaggctgggggcgggGAGATGACCAGGCTATATAGGTTAACTTCAGTACAGAATAGTCAGGTCACAAACCAGGGTGAGCTGTGTAATTCCCAGAAATGGATTGACAGACATAAAAAACCTTTGATAGAATACCAgctcataaatatataataattacatgtaGGCTGGGTGTTACCTTCCCTGTAAACAGTAGATATATTGTAGCCTACCCCTTAATATCtcgaaaatttgaaaaaaaaggggaaagagggGTTTCTTGATAGGCTCAATCATTTATATGTAGATAGTACAAAACGTTCAAACATTACATCGTGGTATAATCCTCCAATTAAGTGATACAAAGTCAAAGAACATAACAAAATCCTTGTTAACCATTTATAGAACATGGGGTTTTCAGGACTTGGTACTAGACAAAAACCAACTGCATATTTGAACttggaaatagaaaataaagtgcAGGTATAACAAGTTTTTGTGATAATCAGACCGGATCTGgggtcccgacgcgtttcgccaggaGGAAGAACCCGTGAAAACCACAAGTAGATTGTTTTCAGTATATCTTGTCAGAATACAAATAGAAAGAACAACTGGTAGGAAACGGGGACCAACATAAGAACTGTTATGCTGATCCAAAGGCTTCAAATTCTGGATTTACTGACccaaaacatttatacaaattaaaGGTTCTGCCAGGCAACACCATTTCTAATGCAGGTTCTGGGTCTCTAATATAAAGCTTTATATAGACTGATCCTCCAAATACCATAACTGTGAGATTTGGGCAGCCAATCAGCAGAGCCCCCGAAAACCACTGAAAGGGTTTATCCGCCATCCACCAAACACTGAAATTACAGTGGACTGACCCAGCAATCTCCTCCAGTTATTGGTTGGTGGCGTCACACAGACTGACCAATCAATACTTTTTCTCACTTCAAAGGCCAGCAGGAACTGGGATAAAGGTCTGACCCTCCTGGGCTAATATTGACCACCAGATAAACTCATCCTACCCTGAGATCCATAGGACGGTGACACCGCGGTGCTGGGGAAAGGAAAAGTTACTCTGTATTAGTTAAAGAAAAANNNNNNNNNNNNNNNNNNNNNNNNNNNNNNNNNNNNNNNNNNNNNNNNNNNNNNNNNNNNNNNNNNNNNNNNNNNNNNNNNNNNNNNNNNNNNNNNNNNNNNNN
The genomic region above belongs to Pyxicephalus adspersus chromosome 9, UCB_Pads_2.0, whole genome shotgun sequence and contains:
- the LOC140337969 gene encoding hepatocyte nuclear factor 4-beta-like (The sequence of the model RefSeq protein was modified relative to this genomic sequence to represent the inferred CDS: added 95 bases not found in genome assembly), which translates into the protein MKYCEAMMEMELPDYTETLDATYTMLEFDSIRVLPSNTEIIASESGSPGALSNGVSSYCSICGDRATGKHYGASSCDGCKGFFRRSVRKNHVYACRFSRQCVVDKDKRNQCRYCRLRKCFRAGMKKEAVQNERDRISMRRNSYEDNGSLSISVLTQAEAMTQQFSSLSPMHSGDISMKKVATINDVCESMKQQLLLLVEWAKHIPAFCELPLDDQVALLRAHAGAHLLLGVAKRSLPYQDFLLLGNDFIIPMQCPELEIARVAVRILDELVKPLREIQIDDNEYACLKAIIFFDPDCKGLSDASKVKNMRFQVQVNLEDYINDRQYDSRGRFSDILLLLPPLQSITWQMIEQVQFAKLLGMAKIDSLLQEMLLGGSAMDGGHYVHSSAPGLGLDIIPSQVIPHLHSVIHPVPSASSKTSLPSTPASTGNEDYKISTPSVGSVPLMQRTVIAKKEIL